Proteins encoded within one genomic window of Bacteroidia bacterium:
- the secDF gene encoding protein translocase subunit SecDF — MKNKGAIIWFTAILALVCIYQLSFTFVTRGVENKGKEYATVNGKVDHDIYTKYIDSISHQTVYNIGITSYTYLECKEKELNLGLDLRGGMNIILEVSTEDVIKGLAGANAEDKDLIAALEQARAKSIDKEGNFVDYFAESFKAIAPNRSLAPLFASRENSESVKFNSTDRDVINFLKTETTQASDRSLDVIETRISQSNVSQPNIQRVDGGRISVELPGVDNPEQIRRMLQESAKLEFWEVYGNNEKNQYAGFKYLEEANKALKAKYGIADDDSTSNQDTAIAQTDNNESNTENAEGELFGKKDKDTTAVASNDSLSNEEKFKQENPLYTYLYPAVTNEGQLYTSPYVGYATKENMAKVEEMFNDPVVRKVLPRNIHFAWGAQPLGKNSDIYAFYFLKPNKQGKAALGGDIIVDARPSTSQTGQIEISMKMNDVGAREWRLITKAASVNQDFIAVVLDGKVYTAPTVNSEIPNGMSVITGSFDLKEAQFLSNILKAGKLPAPARIVAEDVVGPTLGQESITQGIVSLIIGFLSLVLVMMLYYARGGWVATIAVMLNMFFIVGILASYGAALTLPGIAGLILTIGMAVDANVLIFERIKEELRLGKMLKTAVNDGYKAAMPSILDGNITTLLVGIIMLFSGAGPVYGFAIILIIGILSSLFTAILVTRVLVDRRLEKSNDYKIAFSYSTIGQNSNFDFVKSRKISYAFSGLLIIAGIIAMAMGNLSSGIDFKGGWSYRVQIDQKVAAYKIKDVLDKKLPGSSNEVKTLGSDNRYKIVTSYMIESTDPEISKKVQSDLVNALSEYGLTQKSILSSSKIGPTVASSIRAKSSIIIIISLIGMALYIFIRFKKWSYSMGAIIATIHDVLIIFSIYALFGPILPFSTEIDQTFIAAVLTIIGYSINDTVVVFDRLREYLTQRRSADFPTLVNQAINSTLSRTFLTSFTTIILVIILFLFGGEALKGFSFVIIIGIAFGTYSSIFIATPIMMDMTKRKKLEE; from the coding sequence ATGAAAAATAAAGGCGCAATAATATGGTTCACCGCAATCTTGGCATTGGTTTGTATTTACCAATTGTCATTCACGTTTGTTACAAGAGGGGTTGAAAACAAAGGAAAAGAATATGCAACCGTTAATGGCAAAGTAGATCATGATATTTACACAAAATACATTGATTCAATCAGTCATCAAACCGTTTATAACATTGGTATAACTTCATACACCTATTTAGAATGTAAGGAAAAGGAATTAAATCTTGGTCTTGATCTTCGCGGAGGTATGAATATCATCTTAGAGGTTTCTACTGAAGATGTGATAAAAGGACTTGCCGGTGCTAATGCTGAAGATAAAGACTTGATTGCAGCTTTGGAACAGGCAAGGGCAAAATCCATTGATAAAGAAGGAAATTTTGTTGACTATTTTGCAGAAAGTTTTAAAGCAATTGCTCCAAACAGAAGTTTAGCTCCCTTATTTGCATCCAGAGAAAATAGTGAGTCAGTAAAGTTTAATTCAACTGACAGAGATGTTATTAATTTTCTTAAAACTGAAACTACACAAGCTTCTGATCGTTCACTTGATGTAATTGAAACAAGGATTTCCCAAAGTAATGTTTCTCAACCAAATATTCAAAGAGTAGATGGGGGAAGAATTTCTGTGGAACTTCCCGGAGTAGATAACCCTGAGCAGATTAGAAGAATGTTGCAAGAATCTGCTAAACTTGAATTTTGGGAAGTTTATGGCAATAACGAGAAAAACCAGTATGCAGGATTCAAATATTTAGAAGAAGCAAACAAAGCGTTGAAAGCTAAATATGGTATTGCTGATGATGACTCTACTTCAAATCAAGATACAGCAATTGCTCAAACTGATAATAATGAGAGCAATACAGAGAATGCAGAAGGAGAACTCTTTGGTAAAAAAGATAAAGACACCACCGCTGTTGCTTCAAATGATTCTTTAAGTAATGAAGAGAAGTTTAAACAAGAAAATCCGCTTTATACATATTTATATCCTGCGGTAACCAACGAAGGACAATTATATACCAGTCCTTATGTTGGATATGCAACAAAGGAAAACATGGCTAAGGTAGAAGAGATGTTTAATGATCCTGTTGTTCGCAAGGTGTTACCACGCAATATTCACTTTGCTTGGGGTGCGCAACCTCTGGGTAAAAATAGCGATATATATGCTTTCTATTTTCTAAAGCCAAATAAACAAGGAAAGGCAGCTTTAGGTGGCGATATCATTGTTGATGCACGTCCTTCTACAAGCCAAACAGGACAAATTGAAATCTCAATGAAGATGAATGATGTTGGAGCGCGAGAGTGGAGACTCATTACAAAAGCAGCCAGCGTAAATCAAGATTTTATTGCAGTTGTTCTTGACGGTAAAGTATATACAGCACCAACCGTAAACTCCGAAATTCCAAATGGAATGTCTGTCATTACAGGAAGCTTCGACTTAAAAGAAGCTCAATTCCTCTCTAATATTTTAAAGGCCGGTAAATTGCCTGCTCCTGCAAGAATTGTAGCAGAGGATGTTGTAGGACCAACCTTAGGACAAGAATCTATCACGCAGGGTATAGTTTCTCTGATCATCGGATTTTTATCACTTGTGCTTGTGATGATGTTGTATTATGCAAGAGGAGGATGGGTAGCAACAATTGCAGTTATGCTTAATATGTTCTTCATCGTTGGAATATTAGCTTCTTATGGTGCAGCTCTAACATTGCCCGGTATTGCAGGTTTGATTCTGACTATCGGTATGGCAGTTGATGCGAACGTTCTTATTTTTGAAAGAATTAAAGAAGAATTGCGATTAGGAAAAATGTTGAAAACGGCTGTCAATGATGGATACAAAGCAGCAATGCCTTCTATTCTTGACGGTAATATTACAACACTCTTGGTGGGTATTATCATGTTGTTTTCCGGAGCAGGTCCTGTTTATGGTTTTGCTATAATCTTGATTATCGGTATTCTTTCTTCTTTGTTTACTGCCATTCTTGTTACAAGAGTGTTAGTAGATAGAAGACTTGAAAAGTCTAACGATTATAAAATAGCTTTTAGTTACAGTACGATAGGACAAAATTCGAACTTTGACTTTGTTAAAAGTCGTAAGATAAGTTATGCATTCTCTGGTTTGTTAATTATTGCCGGTATTATCGCAATGGCGATGGGTAACCTATCTTCCGGTATTGATTTCAAAGGCGGTTGGTCATATAGAGTTCAAATTGATCAAAAAGTGGCTGCTTATAAGATAAAAGATGTATTGGATAAGAAATTGCCGGGTAGCAGTAATGAAGTAAAAACTTTAGGTTCTGATAACCGTTATAAGATTGTTACTTCCTACATGATCGAATCAACCGACCCGGAAATTAGCAAGAAAGTTCAGTCTGACCTTGTTAATGCATTATCTGAATATGGTTTGACTCAAAAGAGTATCTTGTCAAGCAGTAAAATTGGACCTACTGTAGCAAGTTCTATCAGAGCAAAATCGTCTATCATTATTATTATTTCATTGATTGGAATGGCTTTGTATATCTTCATTAGATTTAAAAAATGGAGCTATAGTATGGGAGCTATTATTGCAACAATACATGACGTTTTGATAATCTTCTCTATCTATGCGCTGTTTGGTCCTATTCTTCCTTTTAGCACTGAAATAGACCAGACATTTATAGCAGCGGTACTGACTATCATTGGTTATTCTATTAACGATACTGTGGTTGTATTTGACAGGTTAAGAGAATATTTAACTCAAAGACGTTCTGCTGATTTTCCTACATTAGTTAACCAAGCGATTAACAGTACGCTAAGTAGAACTTTCCTTACTTCATTCACAACAATAATTTTGGTAATAATCCTGTTCTTGTTTGGTGGTGAAGCATTAAAAGGATTCTCATTTGTTATTATTATTGGTATTGCCTTTGGAACTTATTCATCTATCTTTATTGCTACGCCAATTATGATGGATATGACTAAAAGAAAGAAACTAGAGGAATAA
- a CDS encoding L-threonylcarbamoyladenylate synthase translates to MTQIGDDIELAASLLKAGKLVAIPTETVYGLAANAYNLKAVASIFEAKNRPFFDPLILHCASAKAGFALLDNYPPQFDFLASKYWPGPLTLAAPKVAIVPDMITAGSPIVAVRVPAHPLTLRLLTAIDFPLAAPSANPFGYVSPTTAQHVQAQLGDKVDYILDGGSCQIGIESTILGYKDNAIELWRLGGISIENIEETVGEKLAVKIHKSSNPDVSGQLDKHYSPTTQMDLLDKKDFEKRVLVMDEHERSQTALLVFGETMNLQGFGSVLNLSAKADTYEAAHHLYAFIRQLDAASYKKIIALRLPEIGLGRAINDRLQRAASK, encoded by the coding sequence TTGACACAAATTGGTGACGATATTGAATTAGCTGCTTCTCTGTTGAAAGCAGGTAAATTGGTGGCGATTCCAACCGAAACAGTTTATGGCTTAGCTGCAAATGCTTATAATTTAAAAGCAGTTGCCTCCATTTTTGAAGCAAAAAACCGTCCTTTTTTTGACCCTTTAATACTCCATTGTGCATCAGCAAAAGCTGGATTTGCACTCTTAGACAACTATCCACCCCAATTTGATTTCCTTGCAAGCAAATATTGGCCAGGACCGCTAACATTAGCAGCACCCAAAGTGGCGATTGTGCCTGATATGATTACAGCCGGAAGCCCTATTGTAGCAGTTAGAGTGCCGGCTCATCCGCTTACCCTAAGATTGTTAACTGCTATAGACTTTCCTCTTGCGGCTCCAAGTGCAAATCCCTTTGGATATGTTAGCCCTACTACGGCTCAACATGTCCAAGCGCAACTCGGTGATAAAGTGGATTATATTTTGGATGGCGGAAGTTGTCAAATTGGAATAGAATCTACAATCTTAGGCTATAAAGATAATGCTATTGAACTTTGGCGATTGGGTGGCATTTCAATTGAAAATATTGAAGAAACCGTAGGAGAGAAGTTGGCTGTGAAAATTCATAAAAGTTCAAATCCTGATGTGTCCGGTCAGCTTGATAAACATTATAGCCCAACAACACAAATGGACTTGTTAGACAAAAAGGATTTTGAAAAAAGAGTACTTGTAATGGATGAGCATGAAAGAAGCCAAACTGCATTATTGGTGTTTGGGGAAACTATGAATCTGCAAGGGTTTGGAAGTGTGCTCAATCTCTCAGCTAAAGCAGACACGTATGAAGCAGCGCATCATTTGTATGCTTTTATCAGACAGCTGGATGCAGCATCTTATAAAAAAATAATTGCCCTGCGATTACCGGAAATTGGTTTAGGCAGGGCAATTAATGATAGGCTGCAACGTGCAGCTTCAAAATAA
- a CDS encoding sigma-54 dependent transcriptional regulator — translation MAKILVVDDEKAIRDTLKEILSFEGYAVDVAESGKDGLVALGENLYDVVLSDIKMPGMDGLEFLAKANDLAPDVPIIMISGHGSIEVAVDSVRKGAYDFITKPPDLNRLLITIKNAIDKSNLVVETRILKRKISKTKDILGESPSVVNIKNTIEKVAPTDARVLITGENGTGKELVARWLHEKSHRANAPFIEVNCAAIPSELIESELFGHEKGAFTTAIKQRIGKFEQANGGTLFLDEIGDMSMAAQAKVLRAIQEGIINRVGGDKGIKVDVRIIAATNKNLNEEIEKGNFRLDLYHRLSVILIHVPTLNERKDDIPILAEKFLREICEESGQTLKSFTVDALKELQNVKWSGNIRELRNVIERLVILCDKKITADDVLSYSNPSQVIKGIESVDITKHDKFQDFKDYSEKIFLNYKLTQNAWNVAKTASQIDIQRSHLYNKIDKYGLKRGS, via the coding sequence ATAGCTAAAATTTTAGTTGTAGATGACGAAAAGGCAATAAGAGATACGCTAAAGGAAATTCTGAGTTTTGAAGGATATGCTGTTGATGTTGCAGAAAGCGGCAAAGATGGTTTAGTTGCACTCGGTGAAAATCTTTATGATGTTGTACTTTCAGATATTAAGATGCCCGGTATGGATGGGCTTGAGTTTTTGGCTAAAGCCAATGATTTAGCTCCTGATGTGCCGATTATCATGATTTCAGGACATGGTTCTATTGAAGTTGCTGTTGACTCTGTGCGTAAAGGTGCATACGACTTTATTACAAAACCCCCTGATTTGAATAGGTTGCTCATTACTATTAAGAATGCTATTGACAAAAGTAATTTGGTGGTTGAAACCAGGATTCTAAAAAGAAAGATATCAAAAACAAAAGATATTTTAGGCGAATCTCCATCGGTTGTCAATATCAAGAACACAATAGAGAAAGTTGCACCCACAGATGCAAGAGTGTTAATTACCGGAGAAAACGGCACAGGTAAAGAATTAGTAGCAAGATGGCTGCATGAAAAAAGCCATAGGGCAAATGCACCTTTTATTGAGGTGAATTGCGCTGCCATCCCTTCCGAGTTGATTGAGAGTGAGTTGTTTGGACATGAAAAAGGAGCTTTTACAACTGCTATTAAACAAAGAATAGGCAAGTTTGAACAGGCAAATGGCGGTACTCTCTTTTTGGATGAAATTGGAGATATGAGTATGGCTGCTCAAGCAAAAGTGTTGCGTGCAATTCAAGAAGGTATAATCAATAGAGTAGGAGGTGATAAAGGTATTAAAGTGGATGTGAGAATTATTGCTGCTACTAATAAGAACTTGAATGAAGAAATTGAAAAAGGAAATTTTCGACTCGATTTATATCATAGACTCAGTGTGATTCTTATTCATGTTCCTACGCTTAATGAAAGAAAAGATGATATACCGATTTTAGCAGAAAAATTTTTGAGAGAAATCTGTGAAGAGTCCGGACAAACACTCAAATCATTTACAGTGGATGCACTCAAAGAATTGCAAAATGTTAAATGGTCTGGAAATATCAGAGAGTTACGCAATGTTATTGAAAGGCTCGTGATTTTGTGTGACAAAAAGATAACAGCAGATGATGTGTTGAGTTATTCTAACCCATCACAGGTGATTAAAGGAATTGAATCAGTTGATATCACAAAACATGATAAGTTTCAGGATTTTAAGGATTATTCAGAAAAAATCTTTTTGAATTATAAACTAACCCAAAATGCGTGGAATGTTGCTAAAACAGCCTCTCAAATTGACATTCAACGAAGCCATTTATATAACAAAATCGATAAATACGGACTGAAGAGGGGTTCATAA
- a CDS encoding acyltransferase, with protein sequence MKRIHYHNLDAIRFIAFFKVFLLHLPEGINTPVFNFLKQGGGTGVSIFFVLSGFLISDILIKQCNQYGHVNPITFLIRRAFRIWPLFFLGVAIAYMGIALTSYFGISQSEGYMPKPIFSFLFLENYKSILEGTYPRGVPLQVFWSLCIEEHFYLLWILLFMFVPIKHVVKVFGGLWLLAITTRYLTLKYLPEYHINGSEIITSLDYFAVGGLVAAYRNQLLPFKFDYQNRFIRLATISIAIGYIILQHLWFEYLGIFGITTSAFVYGMFIWVMTAQSTKNFIKDNAMISRLGIISYGLYVFHTPIILSLRKLYDFAAIEYQSSIGILLFSILALALSIIVAWLSYNFYEGWFLKIREKYWK encoded by the coding sequence TTGAAAAGAATACACTATCACAACCTTGATGCAATTAGATTCATTGCTTTTTTCAAAGTATTTCTGCTTCATTTACCTGAAGGTATAAACACCCCGGTTTTTAATTTTCTAAAACAAGGAGGAGGAACCGGAGTGTCAATATTCTTTGTACTCAGCGGATTCCTTATTAGTGATATTTTAATTAAGCAATGTAACCAATATGGACATGTGAATCCTATAACATTTCTAATTAGAAGAGCTTTTAGAATATGGCCTCTTTTCTTTTTGGGTGTTGCGATTGCCTATATGGGTATTGCACTAACCTCTTATTTCGGCATTTCTCAAAGTGAAGGCTATATGCCTAAGCCTATATTTTCGTTTTTGTTTTTAGAAAATTACAAATCAATTTTAGAAGGTACTTATCCGCGCGGAGTTCCATTGCAAGTATTTTGGTCATTATGCATAGAAGAACATTTTTACTTACTGTGGATTTTACTTTTTATGTTTGTTCCAATCAAGCATGTAGTGAAAGTATTTGGCGGACTTTGGCTATTGGCTATAACCACACGATATTTAACATTAAAATACTTACCTGAGTATCATATCAACGGCAGTGAAATTATTACATCACTTGATTACTTTGCTGTCGGAGGCTTGGTGGCAGCTTATCGCAATCAATTACTTCCTTTCAAATTTGACTACCAGAATCGCTTTATACGTTTGGCAACTATTAGCATCGCGATTGGCTATATTATCTTGCAACATCTCTGGTTTGAATATTTGGGTATTTTCGGCATTACCACCTCTGCATTCGTTTATGGCATGTTCATTTGGGTAATGACAGCTCAATCAACAAAAAACTTCATAAAAGACAATGCAATGATTTCAAGACTCGGAATCATTAGTTATGGCTTATATGTTTTTCATACTCCAATAATACTGTCACTTCGTAAACTATATGACTTTGCAGCCATAGAATACCAAAGTAGTATTGGGATATTACTTTTTTCAATTCTTGCCCTTGCTCTTTCTATTATTGTTGCATGGCTTTCATATAACTTTTATGAGGGTTGGTTTCTCAAAATCCGAGAGAAGTACTGGAAATAA